The sequence GACCAAATAACCATGACACaacaaaccctaaaatccGAACCGATATTGCAAACTGAAAATAACCATGGAGACTgtcttcttgaagaaaaaaaaacagactGGGTATTACGAGATACTTATATGATGAATAGATGGACCAataaaaaacacaacgaagaGATATGTATTGGCAAGCAGAATGAGTAGATCAGCATATATAAGCCCACATGGAATTTGGCAAACAAATGAACTACATTTGTCAAATCATGTACATATTTGCACATGGCAAAAAATGCCAAATTCCTTAATGCAAATATGAATCACAAACCAAACAGTTACAGGGTTGAAGAACACTGTTCAGAAGACAAGGTAATTTCAGCTTTAAGCACTCGAAGAAAACTTACTTCTAGGAGGTCAACTCCATCAGGCCCCAAAGCAGGAACAGCACGAGCCAAGTTTTGAGGCTGCCACTGTGGATACACATGCCAATCTCGCAGAGCATTAACTCCTGGCCATTGCTTGTCTGTTGGTGTTCCTAGCAGCCTACACATATATAGTAATACTAGCAAGTAAAATTTTTGCTTTTCCGTTTCCGCAGGCCcagaaaataaattcaaatcaaaatgCGAAATTGAGCGGGGAAATAAAACAAGCACCTGAAAATGTGAAGCAGCTGCTGGAACTCAGAGTCTCCTGGGAACAGAGCCTGCCTCCTCACCATCTCGGCTGCAATTCAAGAATCAAATAGAAGCATAATCAATCAAATAACTAGTAATTAATTGACGCATTAAATCCAAACGAAATTGAGAAATCGTGAGAGTGAGAAGAATTGAGTACCGAAGATACATCCGACGGACCACATGTCTACGCCGGTGGAGTAGTGAGTCGAACCAAGCAGAACTTCCGGTGCTCTGTACCAGAGAGTAACAATCTCGTGCGTGTAACTCTTGAGAGGTACAGTGAAAGCGCGGCCGAGTCCAAGATCTGCGATCTTCAAAATCCCTCTTTCCTTGTCCAGAAGCAGATTCTGGGGCTTCAGATCGCGGTGGAGGACGCCATGGGAGTGACAGTGGGCCACCCCCTTGCACAGTTGGTAGAGGAAGCTCTGGACCATCGACGGCGCCAAGGGCCTCGGACTAGGACCTTTCCGGTGAGAATCGATGAACTTCTTGAGATCGGTGTCGAGGTACTCGAAGACGAGGTAGAGGACGGGCTTGCCTTCCTTGCTGTCGACGTGCTCAACGCAGAGAAGCCGTACGATGTAGAGCGACTGAGAGAGCATTTGCAGAAGAGAGACCTCGCGGAGCGCGGTGGGAGGGACGCCTTCTTCGTCCATCTCCAGACGCGTCTTCTTCAGCGCGACCAATTGGCCTGTGGCCTTGTCCTTGGCCTTATAGACCTTGCCGTACGTGCCTTCACCTACCTTCTCCAGCTTCTCGTATTTCTCCATTTCTGAGACgtcaaatcaaaaccctagaaattttgaatttctggTCTCCCTCTTCTTCTGGATCGAACCgtccactctctctcttgtggttggatttttaaatttaaaggCGGAGGAGGCGGAAGGAGCGCATAGGTGCTGCCCAACGGAACGGGAAGGAGAGGGCAGCACGTGTCCCGCGCTTGCCTTCACGttccaaatttgaattcaGTTGCCCTCCTTCCCCCCCTCGCTTTTCCAATATATTTGTTTCCATTTTATGTGATCAGAAAATCACAACGAAGAGATACGTGAACATTTCTTAATCGAAAATATTTCTGTGTGCCTGTCtattttgtatataaaaagaaaaaatcttaCATTTTTAACTCGGAATTGATACTttggtgttttatttattatttacctACTTGATATTACTAAATTTGATCATCACCAAATGATATGACAAGCAACATAATAATGGTATATCAATGCTAAAATAAAACCCACCATATCAACTggaattcaaattaaattagtaAAAACTTGCCGaatgatgtaacagtattTAATCTCCATTTGTTAGAGAAGTCGAGTTTACGGTATTTAATCTCCACTTTTATTAGAGGAGCCGAGTTTACAAGTTCAAAAGGACTCGGAGTTTATGAGTTCAAAGCTCATGAATGAATGACAATGTTGTACAGAAACAATCGGCTTTAAGACCCTGTTATATCTAATAATTTAGTCCTCATATCAACGTCATTACTATTAATTAAGATTTTCTCGGAACTTCCGActgttaaaaaagaaatagacaaTTTATGAACGAAATTATTCATCTGGGAATTAAAACTTCAATCCAAGAAACGTTATTAAAAACACCGCCACGATAGGTGATAAAAGCATGAAACAGCAAAAATCCATTTTCATCTTTCTTGTGCTGCTGTGAGCATGCATGGTTTTATAACttatttaacaaaataacaGGCTGTAATAGCAACTGAAATCGACAGCCTCTTTGCATGACATTGTAACCTAAGTCAAAATTTAGGAAATAATAGATTTAACCCTCTCCTCTATCATGCTGCCTAGTTATCAACAACTTCAATGAGTGTCGTCTCATAGTCGGCAGGAGCTTCAAATCCATGCAGATTCATCACGGTTGCAGCGACATTGGCCAGCCCACCATTGGGAACATCCTTGCGGAACTGGACGCCAGGTGCCAGTCCAGGACCACCAATTGCAATTGGAACCTTAATCAAGAAAAACCAAGACAATCAATCAATGAGAACCCGTGGAAGTAACAGTGTTCAATTTCGATGATTCTGAATGATCAAATGCACCAAAGGACTACTGTTTCCTGGCATAAAAGGGACGACTACGAAAGGCCATGATACATGCCAAACTACCATTTCATATGCATTTGTTATAAATATGCAAAAGGTAGTCAGAGAACTTACTGGCTGAAGAGTGTGGGAGGTAAGAATTTGAATGTTGCCATTCTTGTCAAGAAGAGGTTGCCCTTTCTTGTTTCTCTTCACCATATCCTCAG comes from Prunus dulcis chromosome 6, ALMONDv2, whole genome shotgun sequence and encodes:
- the LOC117631028 gene encoding cell division control protein 2 homolog C, with amino-acid sequence MEKYEKLEKVGEGTYGKVYKAKDKATGQLVALKKTRLEMDEEGVPPTALREVSLLQMLSQSLYIVRLLCVEHVDSKEGKPVLYLVFEYLDTDLKKFIDSHRKGPSPRPLAPSMVQSFLYQLCKGVAHCHSHGVLHRDLKPQNLLLDKERGILKIADLGLGRAFTVPLKSYTHEIVTLWYRAPEVLLGSTHYSTGVDMWSVGCIFAEMVRRQALFPGDSEFQQLLHIFRLLGTPTDKQWPGVNALRDWHVYPQWQPQNLARAVPALGPDGVDLLEKMLKYDPAERISAKAALDHPYFDSLDKSQF